A segment of the Trifolium pratense cultivar HEN17-A07 linkage group LG7, ARS_RC_1.1, whole genome shotgun sequence genome:
ATtatcataagaaaaaaacagaGTAACCAAAAGGCATTGCTAAAAAGTGACACCCACATAAAATATTATCCAGGGTGGTGATGATGAGGAACAAAACAAGCCTCCAAAACAGTCAGAGTACTGTGATAAATAAGTGTGTAATTAGCATTATGAAAGGGAACAAGACAAAtttgaaaacaaacaaacaaacaaacaaataaaataaacaagagGAAAGGGTTGAGGCCACGAGTAAGGAAAAGAGAGGAGAGTGGCacaagaaaacaaattaactaACATCAACATAAAGTAAATCATCACTAATTATTATTGGCATCTCTaatcaattattaatttttagtttgtaCTCCTTTCGTTTCAAATTAGTTGtcattttaggaaaaaaaaataagaaattaagaaaatgtatttttgcacattattttgttattatacacttattttaattcaccaataaatttttttttcacacactttatctttctaataaatttaatatattatgtaaaaaaaaattaatatgttatatacaaaaaaaaattaaaaaaattagttttccaaatatatattaaattttttaccgTTTCAACAACAACTCCTAAGTATTTGGAATTTACACGAGTGtataatagataaaatataaccttaaattatcaaaatgacaagtaatttaaaataatttttttctttctaaaacgacaagtaatttgaaacggatggaGTATAATTAACAACTCTTTTTTGTTCTTTGCTATTGAAAAATGGTTATGATTAATCCGATATAAAGTATACTTATCCATTCTATATCTTTTGATGCATTAAGCTTTAAATGTTGTTTGTTGTAAAATTCTAATGTCGAATTAATGTTATTTCCACTATACCCTTGGTTAGAAAAAGAGTTCTttttatgtaaccaaaaaaaaaaaagaaaaagagttctttttgctataaaaaaagaaggcttaaatatcacattagtCCCTGTATGTTCTcggtttttttgttttagtcactgtatgttttttttttaaaaaaaaacagtccCTGCATGTCCAATTctttttggttttcgtccctaCCCTCTCAAAAATGCTGATGTGGCTAACGACATGACATGTGGCATGCTGACGTGGAAAATGAAggatcaaaacaaaacaaaagttattattgaaagaccaaaaccaaaaaataaagtttaaaatccctaaaattaaaaaaaataaaaaaattgtttttacttttaacgttttttaattttaaaaataaaaaaaaaagaattttttttatgtaagacaagttatattattaacaaCTTTTTAGTGCCTTAATGGTCACTTGTTATTAGTTTGTGCAATATTAAGGCTccgtttgaattaacttatttttgagcttattcaaacaacttatacagtataaattaggttttatgctattttataagttcacactagtgaaaattgtattgtataagctattttatcataaatgaCGGtcggctctgcaagtgcacataatcgctaccaagtaataaagtgataagtttatcgttctccacagagattgtgccaaggttactagtttcgcttacgAATATGGATagttgcattcgctttgtttgtttaagaaggtatctttgcgggtactTCAGTAATATGCAGGAAATAAATTGCTGGAAAGTAAATAGCGGAAAATAAAaggtgtgtgtgtgaccacactgggtggttaagtgtggtcggatccatcccttactcctgcttggttgctcaattatttccctctttTAGGATTTAGACTATTGAAAATAGGTGCAATATATTTATTATCTGTGCCTATTTATATTACAAGCTTATACAAAGCCTAGTTAAAGGTTACCCTACTTTGTTTAGACACCATGATCCAGAACTCCACTTTTTCGTTAAAACTTTGGTTTCATCGCCCTGGGGAcccctaaattataagttgtCACGTTTTCCTAAAATTAGTCACCTACCCACAGGCATACTCTGCAAGGTAGAAATTAACGTTCTTTTacaatcctatactaagaccacagatactgaatttaatgctCTCATGTAGGCCTTAGCACACtgtccttcgttcgggattactagcttagtttcctatgcgatatccactaggtccttagattttattctaatgtgatcaatattaaaataactaatacCAGACAATTGAAAGAGTTTAGAGTAGAAATAActgaatttatataaataactaatataaatattacaacCAAGCTTTCGTAAGGGAGgttctcgactccacctaacctaggaaaaataaattacaaagacaaaaagaaaagaaccttattggccttggagttccttggtctccttgcctcctccttagagttctcctactttagagtgaatattcaaagtattgaatattttggattgtttgtgaatgaataatagtggaggaatGAGGCTCTATTTAAAGTTTTACAGTTGAGTTTGGGCTTTTGCTGCGCATCCATCGCACCCATtatggccacgatggcgtgtaatttcgcctcatcgtggccacgatggatcctatcgtggtgcgatggaagatttgatcaggattttctgcttatttttcaagtcatcatcgtgccacgatgacaagccatcgtgccacgatggtaaagattttcaacagattttctttaattttatctgtcttctcatcgcgccatgCTGAgactcatcgtgggtacgatggtgcgctgctttattccatttttgtctttttttgctgctttttccacttttcttgctggTCCTTGTGTCTTCACTTTTCCCGATATTTGTTTGCTTTTGATCTTTAATTACTATAAAAACTACTCTAATCTattactaaaaacatcatataattggctgtcatcaataaactaccttgacaaacttataatactccctattggtgaattaaaataaaggtataataagaaaataaggtgcaaaaatacactttcttaatatttatttttttctaaaatgtcaagtaatttgaaacggagggagtaatacattttttttttctaaaatgtcaagtaatttaaaataaggtgcattaaattttttttttttgttttggtccttCGTTTTTCACGTCAGCATGTCATATGTCATGCTGTTAGCCACATCAACTTTTTTGAGAGGGGAGGGACGAAACCAAAAGGAATTGGACATGCAGggactgttttaaaaaaaaaacatacatggACTAAAACTAAAAAACGGGAACATACAGGGaccaatgtgatatttaagccaaaaaagaaaaagaaacatgacaaaaaagaaaaggggaaatagtcattttagtccctgaatgtaCAACTCGCTGTCACTCTGGTCCCTGCctgaagaaaaaatacaaaatagtcccTGACTCCACAATCCGTTAGTCAGTTTAGTCTCTGGCGTTTAAAATGACAGTTAACCTTACAAAAAAAGTTGATGTGACATTTTTTTGGGAACACATGGCACGTTGACTAGGCATTAGTTGGACATGTGGCATGATGATATGGCGAGGGACCAAAACGACAATACGAGGGACgaaaatgacaatatttttttcttcttcatttcttcatcttttcttcctttcatccttcttcatcttcttcacctttTCATCTTCATACATTCATCAATAAgacacaaaattttaaattcaactttattaaaaaaatcatcaataaaaaaattacaaaatcttctaaCAAAATCCCTAAATCTCAAAAGTTTTAAAGCGACTTTGTCTTTTCTCTCATCAACCGTCATCTAAATCCCACCCAACCCAAAACACATAACAATAGATCATCATAACATTGTTCATTTTTTCCAACTTTCATTCTTCTCtttgattttttctcttttctcaaATAGGAAAAGTGTCACCACCAGATTGTTCATCAATAGGAAAAAAGTCACCACCAGATTGGTCATCGGTAGAAAAAGAGTCACCACCGGATTGTTTGTTAGTGAATAAAGAGTCGCCATCGCATTGTACATTGTTGGGAAAAGAGTATTGTTTGTTGGCGGAAAAAATCTAGTGGTAAGCACGATGAACGATGAAACATAACAAAAACACACTGAAAAGCAGATATGGTGGCGTGCGCGTGAGACTTGCACGTCGGGACATTGGACAATTTGGCGTAGCTGAGAGCGGTGAAGTGAATTCATTTGAGAAAAGAGGAAAAATCAAAGAGAAGAATGAAAGTTGGAAAAGAGGAACAATATTATGATTATCTATTGTTATGTGTTTTGGGTTTGGtgggatattttttttttttaatcaaaaggTGGAAGCTAAGAGCTAACCACACCAAAACATTATATAAAGAGAGATAATAAAACAAGTACAAAAGGAGGGGGCCAAACCAAACTCCATTAAGCACGACAAATTCTAAAACTAGGCATTCCTAGTTTGTTCTTATCAAAACAGTCACTAATAAACAAAGGAGTATCATTCCAATACACAATGGAATTTAAGGACAAACCATGATTAGCCATAAGGTCAGCCACCTGATTTCCTTCTCTAAAAATATGAGTAACAATGCAATTCATTTGACTGATCATGAACAAAACATTTTTCCATCTATTCCTTAAAGCCCAAGAAACAGGTTTAGAAGGATTATTAAAAGTTGAAACTACAATGGTTGAATCTGATTCTAACCAAAGAGATCTCCAATTCTTCTGATAAGCAATTTCAATGGCTCTCATAGCACCACAAAGCTCAGCAAAAACAGAAGATGCAACACCAAAGGGCTCAGCAAATCCATAAATAAAATCAGCTTCATGATTCCTGAAAATACCACCACATGAAGCATTACCTGTATTTCCACAAGAAGCACCATCAATATTGCACTTTATCCAATTTAACAAAGGCGGCTGCCAGTATATTTCTTTGATAACTGGAACTTTTGGGTGATGGATAGTAATTCTAAACATCTTCAAAAAGATAAAATCTTTGATAGCATTAGAAGAAAGTTTACTAGTATTGTTACCAGTCAAAGAAGTATCAACTATGATCATGGATATAGCAGATTTTCAAGATATAACCGCATTATTGTACCTTGCTTGATTTCTTACTAACCAGATGGTGTTCAACAAATTAATGATTGCCGCAGTCAAAGTGACTTTACACTGAGGAGACCAATTCAAATCACAAAGTTTCCATATGTCCTCCATTGATGTGAATTGCAAAACCAAGTTTAAGCACCTAGCAAGCCAAGACCAGAGTTTAATTGCAAATTCACActcaaagaaaatatgaaaagaGGATTCCACATGATTATTACAAAGATTGCACATAGAGGGAATTGAACAACCTCTAAGCATGAGATTCTCATCCGTTGGCACCTTATCATGCATAAGTCTCCAGACCAAAAGAGATTTAGATGGAGGTATATCAGGACTCCAAATGATTTTTGCCCAATGCAAGTCCTGATACTGTTGCATTTTAAATTGATAAGCTTCCTTGAGCTCCAAATCCCCAGAATCAGAATGTTTCCATAAGAGTTTGTCTTGAGATTGATCCATGGGGATTATAACTTGATGAACAATTGAAGTAAGATTGTCGAACGCCTGAGATAACTGAGGTGGAATATTCCATTGACCATTTAAGATGTAATCACTCACTGTAGAGGAAAGCAATTGACTAGTTTGAAATGGAATATTGAACTGAGAGAAAAGACAAAGtcgttttaaaatttttgagatTTAGGGATTTTGttagaagattttgtaatttttttattgatgatttttttttaaaagttggaTTTAAAATTTTGTGTCTTATTGATGAATGTATGAAGATGAaaaggtgaagaagatgaagaaggatgaaaggaagaaaagatgaagaaatgaagaagaaaaaaatattgtcattttggtccctcgTATTGTCGTTTTGGTCCCTCGCCATATCATCAGGCCACATGTCCAACTAATGCCTAGTCAACGTGTCACGTGTCCCCAAAAAAATGCCACATCAGTCTTTTTTTGTAAGGTTAACGGTCATTTTAAACGTCAGAGACTAAAGTGACTAACGGATTGTAGAGTCGGggactattttatattttttcttcagtCAGGGACCAGAATGACAGCGAATTGtacattcagggactaaaatgactatttcccCTTATTTTTAGCATTTGATCGATAAATCTTACATTAGATCAATCATGATGTTACATATTATCCAATAATTAAACTTAttgatttaataataaaaataaaatctcacTTTTACACCATAGACTCACCTCAAACATAATAATACTACTTCATTTTTCCTACACCAACATAAGTATAGTTATTTTTGCACATATAATCAAGAAATATGAGTAAGGATACAATAGATGCTTAACAAGAAAGTTGAAAAAACAAAGGTCCTACACTTTTTGTTTGTTCCTCTTAAAAATctaacaacatttatttatatatatttgttacTTTGTTTTCCAACCCCCCCACACACACCTCTAAATTGTACCAATCTAACGACAAAAACCAGCAAAACACAAACTCCCTCTAAATTCTAGcctcttttttctctctcttttttttttcaccctcTTGTTCACAATTTCATTTACAACCCATTATTCCATTTCATTTTGTGGTTCcaaaaacaagaacaagaacaaatatCAATCTATCTAATATCTCTCAATCTATCtctattattcattttttttcattaatatatGCAAATGAATAAGAAGTGGATGCAATGGATTACTCAAATTCTAATGACCCTTTTGTTGATTCAAATCATTGTTGTTCATAGCTTGAACAATGAGGAGGAAGGTGAGGATGAAGATGAGAGAATGAGTCTAGAACTTGTGCATAGACATGATTCTAGATTTGTTGATGATGTAGATCAAGTTGAAGCTGTAAAAGGGTTCCTTAGTAGAGATTTACAAAGAAGAGAAAGGATGAATGAAATAATGATAAGAAAAAGCCAAGGATTAAGTAGAAGAAAAAACATTGAAATGAAACCACAATTTCAATTACCAATGCTTTCAGGAAGAGATGAAAAACTTGGTGagtattttgttgatgttgaaGTTGGAACACCAGGACAAAGTTTTTGGGTTATTGCTGATACAGGAAATGATTTAACATGGTTTAATTGTATGAAAAAGGTTCATAAGAGTAACCATGGTCATGGTGGTGGAAGACATAAACATAGAAGTCGAGGGTCACATACCAagacaagaacaagaacaagaacaaaatcaagaacaagaacatCAAAAAGGAGAAGAAGGGTTGGTACTAATAATCCTTGTCATGGTGTGTTTTGTCCACATCAATCTCATACATTTAAACAAGTTTCTTGTGCATCTAAAACTTGTAAGGAGGATCTAAGTGCTGTTTACTCTCTTCAAGAATGTCCTAGTCCTTCTGATCCTTGCCTTTATGATATCAGGTTTGTAAATTCATTTCCCTTTTGTTGTTATTTATTGTTGggttttggaaattttttaattttaatgtttaGTAGGTGTTTGCAAAATTTGTTCCCGTAAGTATAACTCAGTTAGCATGGACATTGCATGTTATTGCAGAGATCAGGGTTCCAATCTTGGTACTCccatttatttactttaaaaaatgtgaaattttaactattagactatttgacaaaaaaaaaaaagtttggaaaatttttaattttaatgttgaGTGGGGTGTttgtgaaatttaatttttatttgttttattcttGAATTTTTAGCTTTTTGTTGCAAGAAAATTAATaggatttttttaaagaagaaaaatattagAACAATGGGATGAAATTTTCAACAGAAAGAAACATACTTCCTAATAATTGTCACATTTGCAAAATTACCCCTGTCATTTTAAATATTCACcactttatatttataaaaatagaaatgtactcatatatatataagaaaggATAATTGGATAACCCagttatcttttatttattatttttttttaacttgtaTGAAATGATCAAGTGCCATGATTATTGTGGAATGAGAgagtaattttataaaaaatgtcaattaaagttctttattttttcttttttattttggaaagaAAGTGTTTTCATTCCAATGAATTGGGCATgtgagagagaaaagagaagaGAAATTAAAGGCTGTCTTTTTGGACCTCACAGTTAGCTTCTGTTTTTGTGGGAAAGGGAGATGACAAATTAAGACAGTTGGGAAAGagcatttaatttattgagtAGTGgagtttcatttttaaaatcagCCAAAATATTTGGAACATGTCTCTTTTACTAATAGAGATGGTTTGAGTTTAGTTgcattttaatattattctcTTCCTTTTTTTAGCATGGCTTAAATTTAAGCATTTCATGGCATTATTACTCTAGTCACTATCTCTATGGTATCCAAAGGTTTTCATTTAGTttataggagaatgttaacttgtgcccttaagggcacatgttaagaagataaatgtggaaaaaatttaatgaacttgtagtgtattcaattatctaaacattaaatgttttctatcattaagtgttatatttctatttttaggtagcttaacatgtgtccttagggcacaagttaacataaccctaGTTTATAGGGTCATTTTAACAAgctttagcattttccaaatttATAAGGTTGGTGTTTGTAATTTTCAAAGTTGATTTTATGATGCATTTGATTCTAGACGGTTAGATTTAGAGAGttaaattttctctctctaaatttaaTAGTCTAcaacaaataaatcatatatctGGATGTGGGGAACCTAGATTCTTTTAAATGATATTGTTAGTTGCACAATAATAACAATACCTTCTCTTTCTTTGCGGCCCAATTCAATCTCTACAAAAATGATATTCAAATTAATCCATaacattttgttattttattttgccACCTTACTCATTTTTTTGCGAGCCttacaaaagtaaaaaataccCTTGTTcgctacttaggtagcggatatacaaataaaaaaccatatcaaatttatttttttataacgtccactacttaaatagtgaaagggtaaaaataaaaacttgtaGAGCGCGCCAGAAGTAGTTAGGACGGAAAACAAGATCTCTAACATTTTTTATAAGGGCCCAATTCAATATTGACTCATTGCAAGAAATGGGCTGCAAAGAAAATATTGTGAATACCAAAACAaatctgtaattttttttgcatttctTCTAAATTTTCCACTATGCATTACCAAAATAAATGTGCACTAAATTTTTAGTCAGCAAAGCATTTAAAGTTCTGATAGGAGTGATGGTACATTAATAAAAACCCTGTTTATAGTCATCATTAATCAAAGAGATAGTAAATGTGTttgattcttttattttctttttttaaaattcaaaaataaaaaacataagcCTTAATTAGAAAGTACTTAATACACAGACATAAGCACAAAAAGATGACCCAGCAACCATTCTTTCCAGCATCCAACCATTGGTTATAAATGAGAATTAATGTTGGTAGGTAGCATCACATGTCCCACATTTCTTCATCTATGGCATGTAGGAACACTACTCTCTTTGTTAAATCTGTGCCTGCAATTAGCCCAACCTTTTACTATGTTCACCTAGACAACCACATCTaggttttattttttccttcatatttattatttccAATCAGAACTAAACCAACTCTCTTCAATTATGATGTGTTTTCTTATGATATAAattgttttagaaaaatactCCTCTAGctatatttataagtaaaatccACTTTTCAGATTCATGAATAACCGATGTATatctaaaaagaaaatttttacttATAGAAATGGCCGAAGGGAGTAGTGTTTTCGttatttaaatgtgtgagactCTGTCACCGTATGAATTCAGATTCCCTGCCATAAGGGAATTCTGCCATAGGGATACTGGTGGTTGTTTGATCTTTTGATGCATATGTTAATTTTAAATGTGTGAGCATGGATAATCCAAACATGCAAGGAATCTGAATTTGTGATTATAGTATTTGAATatattgaaattacaaaaatattttcaagtgtgtcttttgttaataattttatagacTAAACCGATCAATATAAAGACATAAAAGAGGATCAAACTAACTAACGAAATACACATTTTAATAATTTAGGAATTAGGATAGACACATTCAAGCACAAAAATATCTTatgttactattttattttgtcagCATATGTGcaattattgttttttcttaaaaatcttATCTTTGACAGCTATGCTGATGGATCATCTGCTGCTGGATTCTTTGGCACTGACACAATAACAGTAAACCTAACAAATGGAAGGAAAGGAAAGCTTCAAAATCTAACAATTGGATGCACACAATCAATGGCTAATAGTGTATCATTCACTGAAGACACAGGTGGAATATTAGGTTTAGGTTTGGCAAAAGATTCATTTGTTGAGAAAGCAGGTTTAGCATATGGTGCAAAATTCTCCTATTGTCTTGTTGACCATTTGAGTCACAAAGATGTTTCAAGCTACCTAACATTTGGaacaccaaaagaaaaagtgttaactaaaatgaaaaaaacagaGCTTTTAATTTATCCACCATTTTATGGTGTGAATGTGATCGGCATCTCAATCGCCGATCAAATGTTGAAAATCCCACCTAAGGTTTGGAATTTTGATACTCAAGGAGGTATGATACTTGACTCAGGAACATCCTTAGCAACATTTGTTGTCGAAGCTTATGATCCGATTGTCAGCGCATTGGAAAAATCTTTGAAAAATGTGAAAAGGGTTGATAAGAGTATTAGTATTTTGGATTTTTGCTTTGATAGTGAAGGTTTTGATGAAAGTACTGTGCCAAGAttagcttttcatttttctgGAGGAGCAAGGTTTGAGCCACCAGTGAAGAGTTACATCATTGATGTTGGACCAATGATGAAATGTATTGGAATTGTGCCAATAAATGGAACTGGTGCTTCTGTTATTGGTAATATTTTGCAACAAAATCATCTTTGGGAATTTGATTTGGCTAATAACATTGTTGGATTTGCACCTTCTAAATGCAACTAGAACTCATTCTCTTGGAGAGTTACATTTGGTGTTTCTTAAGTTGGAAttggattattattttttagatttgttctttttttctttttcaaatgttTGTAATATATTACATGTAAACTTGTATCATACATCTAATTTGAGTTTTTGTGATGTAATTGATTCAATGGTATGGATATATGTTGCATTCATACTCTCTTCCTTTATTCTTTTGTTTCAAATGAAAGattacatttttcttttaagcCTATTGATAAATCCTCATTTGTACATGTTATTTGAGCAATTTAAGGCGAAATCTAGGTAATAATGTAACAAAATTGATCACAATCAGTGGATAAAAGGTCAAATTGAAGTTGGAGTGTTGTGCAAGCAAGATTGGAAGTTTTGAGCATAAacctgcgccatggcgcaggaGTATTGCGCATGGCACAATTCAGCTTCTCAGGAGGACCAGAATTTCTGTCatctgcgccatggcgcagaaGGTCTGCGCATGGCGCAATTCAAGGAAGCAAAAGTTGGAAAATTTCTGTTCTCTGCGCCATGGCGCCGAGGGTCTGCACCATGGTTCAATAAGAAGAATTGAAGATAAGGTGAGTCTCTGGAggctgcgccatggcgcagtgAGTCTGCGCCGTGGCGCAATTCGAAGTTTCAGAAGCTATTATTTCCCTGTTggctgcgccatggcgcagaaGGGCTGCGCATGACGCAAGATCATAACTGCCAAATTGCGCAGTGGCGCAAGGGTTGCGCCGTGGCGCAGCTGCGTGATCTATTTAAGAAAAACAGAGTATGTTGTGTTCTGGTTCGgaattttggaagaaaaattgAATCTCAAGCTGTGGATCTACGATTTTCGACCAGTTTCATATGCAATTCTTGCTGGGAAGATGGATTTGAAGAGATCTTCACCTTCTTTACTGGATTGGATGTTTAGGATGAGTCACTAGATGtatgcacatatgtctcaacacttggctaaaagatgtttttgcaaaatgtagccaacatacaaaaacccaacaactTTAAccagattttgatttttttgatgtAAAATGGTTAAAGAAAGAGATGTGCATTATTActcaaattaatatatatataaagtgatATTTTGCTATTTTATTatggttttaatttttcttttttatgaaaacATCATTTAAATGTTTTTTGGGAGAATTCTGTCCTGAGTGTGTTCGCTATCTAGACAGCGAACTGCGTAGAGGGCAAACTACCACACCGTTCACTGCGTAGATTGCGAACATGGCGTTGCAGAATGGCAGAATGACAGTGAAGCAGAATTACATAATAACTAGAACTTTCGACCCGTGAACGCACGAGTCTGATTAAAAGGTATATAAAAAATTGGAGTAACATTAACCAttagttcaacaataaatttggataaattttcATACAACTGAAATTATGATATATTACGAAATACTTCCTTATAAACTacattagaaattttatttgcaTCTTCACTGTATTTGTCGATAATCAGAATCTTTAATCATTCTCTAGAAGTCACTCTTGAAGTtacaacatacaactgaccatgtgaaaacaccggcgacgaaagatatatcttaacatgtttATGAGATTATCTTTactctttattttaaattttgattaaatattaaaagttcACGGTGTGATCTTAAATTGAATTATGATTTGTTTGGCATAAAAGAATAGTGGTAacgaagaaagaaaaaaatgagacatgctttgttaattttttttaaaaa
Coding sequences within it:
- the LOC123893863 gene encoding aspartic proteinase NANA, chloroplast-like translates to MQMNKKWMQWITQILMTLLLIQIIVVHSLNNEEEGEDEDERMSLELVHRHDSRFVDDVDQVEAVKGFLSRDLQRRERMNEIMIRKSQGLSRRKNIEMKPQFQLPMLSGRDEKLGEYFVDVEVGTPGQSFWVIADTGNDLTWFNCMKKVHKSNHGHGGGRHKHRSRGSHTKTRTRTRTKSRTRTSKRRRRVGTNNPCHGVFCPHQSHTFKQVSCASKTCKEDLSAVYSLQECPSPSDPCLYDISYADGSSAAGFFGTDTITVNLTNGRKGKLQNLTIGCTQSMANSVSFTEDTGGILGLGLAKDSFVEKAGLAYGAKFSYCLVDHLSHKDVSSYLTFGTPKEKVLTKMKKTELLIYPPFYGVNVIGISIADQMLKIPPKVWNFDTQGGMILDSGTSLATFVVEAYDPIVSALEKSLKNVKRVDKSISILDFCFDSEGFDESTVPRLAFHFSGGARFEPPVKSYIIDVGPMMKCIGIVPINGTGASVIGNILQQNHLWEFDLANNIVGFAPSKCN